The window GGCGGGTCCGCAGCCGACTACGAGTATGTCACTTTTTATCTTCATCTTCGGCTCCGGCAGTTATCGCGCCTTGGGGGCACACTTTTTCGCAGTTAAAACAGGACACGCATTTTTTCGGTGAATAATGCAGTTTTCCTGATCTGACTATCAGAGCCAGGGGTTTGCA is drawn from candidate division WOR-3 bacterium and contains these coding sequences:
- a CDS encoding 4Fe-4S binding protein: MIKISIDHLKCRVCGGCVAVCKPLALIVRSGKLHYSPKKCVSCFNCEKVCPQGAITAGAEDEDKK